Part of the Nicotiana sylvestris chromosome 2, ASM39365v2, whole genome shotgun sequence genome, GCTCTCACATCTCCTGTACTATGTTATGTAAGGTCACGTTTCTTTTAACATTAAAGCTAGATCATGTTAAAGGTTGATGTGTGGAAAGTTGGGACCAGTAAGAGTAGTTTCAACTTTCAATATAATTCACCCCACCCAACTCCCACCCACACACCTTTCTGGCCCCCCCTTCTGTACGAAATACCTATCAGACTTGCTATTTTAGCTCATACTTGCACCAAATCATCTCCACTTACTAGACTTCACATAGGAGGAAAATTATGGAGCTGGTGGTCCTCACACAtactttcctttctttttttaccTTGGTTTCAATTTCACACTCTTTCATCTGGCTTCCTCATTCTACTTTGGCCCAACTAGTTTCTCCTTAGAGAGATGGAAGATAACAAATGGGAAGGGAAGAGAAGCATGAATGAAGCAGAAGAGGAACATGAAAATGCTGAAGAGGATAACAAAAGGAAGAGGGTATTGACTCTCTCCGGAAGGAATCTATCTGGTGGTGGGCCAGCACTGCCTTCTTGCCAGGTTGAGCAGTGCACTGCAGATATGGCAGGTGCCAAGCCATATCATCGCCGCCACAAGGTGTGCGAGTTTCATTCAAAGGCTCCGGTAGTACTTATTAGTGGAATCCAGCAGCGCTTCTGTCAGCAATGTAGCAGGTAAGTAACCCTGACTGAAAATCTCAAATTTTATCTGTGCCTGTCAAGCTGTATAGTGGTACTATCTCAAAAGCAGTTATGTGCACCCAAAACTTCTTTCTTAGATGACAGTTGCGAGGAACACTAACAGACACATATAGTTGCCAATAAACAAAGAAGAATATAATTTAGCTTGAGTGCTGATTCATTTGATGCAACATATTGGAATCCTCATATATCAAGAACAAATACCAATAACTTAAGCTAGAACTAATACATAGAGACAAAAGCGCAAGGCCAATAATCCATTTACAATATGCTACAGGCACAGCATTCATTTAACTATTAGACTGCGGTGAAAAAGCAAAACCCAGTCTTTTAAATAATTGATGTAGCAGTGAATCTAGGACATTAGTCGCTCTTCCAGATAAATTCGTTGGCATTCTTAGATTATAACTCTGCAATGTGTAAGGCATTGGTTGCTTCTAAGTTAAGAGACAACCGACAGCCTATAGATTCCCTTGATGTGGAACCAAAGCCAAATCAAGCAATGATGATGACTTCTTCTTTGGGTGAATTTCGCTGTCCTAAGTGCTTCTTCAAATTGAATGACAAAATGTGAATCAATAAAACTACCCTGGAGAACAGTCAATTCCTGTGGTCTGAGATCGGACCTCTTGCTTCCCCCTTCTTTAGGCAGTAGGGCATAAGGTTTATTCCAACTGAAATTGGTGTAGAAAAGATTCTTTTGTTTCCTTTGAAAGACAGAGACACTGGCAAGGG contains:
- the LOC104215023 gene encoding squamosa promoter-binding protein 1-like isoform X2, yielding MEDNKWEGKRSMNEAEEEHENAEEDNKRKRVLTLSGRNLSGGGPALPSCQVEQCTADMAGAKPYHRRHKVCEFHSKAPVVLISGIQQRFCQQCSRFHQLPEFDEAKRSCRRRLAGHNERRRKTSYDSHGESSS
- the LOC104215023 gene encoding squamosa promoter-binding protein 1-like isoform X1, which translates into the protein MEDNKWEGKRSMNEAEEEHENAEEDNKRKRVLTLSGRNLSGGGPALPSCQVEQCTADMAGAKPYHRRHKVCEFHSKAPVVLISGIQQRFCQQCSRSRFHQLPEFDEAKRSCRRRLAGHNERRRKTSYDSHGESSS